DNA sequence from the Arthrobacter jinronghuae genome:
TGCCGCCACCACGTGTTCATCCGTGATGCGGTAGGAAGTCCACGGCGGCGCCGCGTTGAGGGTAGCGGCGATAGTGGAACGGTCCAGCACCATGCCGTTGACCAGGACCATCACGGCATCCGGAGTCATAAGCCCACCGTAGAAGTCTCCGCCCTGTCCGCGGCACAGCGACTGCCAGCCGAGGTGTTCGCGCTCGAGCAGGTTGGCGAGGGTGAGGTCATTCATCTGCCGAGGCTAGCTTCAGGGGCGATGCCCGGCAACGGGCACGGTGGTCAGGCGCGACACGTGGCGGTCAGGCAGGCGACGGGCACAGGTATCGGCGATCCGGACGCAGCCGGGCGCACTGCTATATCCGCAGCCCCGCACGGCGGCTACCCTCAAACGGTAGGGCGAATCCCGACTCAGGCTCAGCTGGGAGGTGTGTCCATGTCGGCACATGCGATGGAATCCGATTCCCGGCCCCAGAGGCGCGGAGACGGCCGGCACTCGTATTGGTCCCCGCGGTTCTGGCTCCTGCCGCTGCTGGTGCTTCTGCTGCTGGGCGGTGCCGGCACGGCCCTGTACATCGGCGGTCTCGGCAGTCCGGGGGACCACCTTAAGCACTTTCCGTTGGCCGTGGTCAACCAGGACAGGGGTGCGACGCCGGCCGACGGGGGCAGCCCGGAGAACCTCGGGCAGAACATCACGGACCAGATGCAGCAGGGCTTCGCGCAAAACGACGAAATCGATCTGCGTGTCCTGTCCTGGGACGACGCCCAGGAGCAGCTGCGCAAGGGGCAGATCCACGGCGCCGTCGTTATCCCCGAGTCCTTTTCGGCTGACGCCCTGGGGCTGGTGAGCGGTGCATTGACGGACACGGAAGTTACGCGGCCGTCCATCACCGTCTACTCGAACCCGTTGGCCGGGCCACTGGCGAGCAGCTTGGCGACGTCCGCCGTCGACCCGGCGCTCGAACAGGCCAACACCGGCCTGGGGGAGCAGTTGACCTCCGCCGCAGAGGAAGCGCAGACGGAAGCCCGGGCGGAACAACAGCGCGAGCTCGGGGAGCTGGGCCTGCCGGCAGAGGTGCAGCAGCAGGTGGCACCAACCGTGGACGGCACATCAACGGACCTGCTCCGGGCTCCGATCTCTCTCATCACCACCGCCTATGAAACCCCGCCGGAAGGTTCCGCCCTTGGCATGGGTGCGTTCTTCTACTCCGTGCTGCTGATGGTGGTGGGCGTCAGTGGTTCCGTAGCCATCCACTTCCTGGTGGATTCGCGGCTCGGAGTGGCGCCGGTCGAAATGGGGCCGCGGTTCTCCCTGGGGCCGAGGGTGCAGCCTGCCCGCTGGAAAACCTATCTGATCAAGTGGGGCATCGTTGTCCTGGGCGCCCTCCCGACGGCGGGCTTCATGATGTGGGTGGCCTCCGCCGTCGGGATGCCGATCCCGCACGGCGGCTGGTTCTTCCTCACCACCTGGCTGTCCATTGTCACGGTATCGGCCGTCACCACGGCGCTGATCACCCTGTTCGGCAGCATCGGCATGGTGCTCTCGCTGATCTACGTGGTGTTTATGGGCCTGCCTGCCGCGACCGGAGTGGTGCCGCTGGAGGCCCTGCCGGGGTTCTTCACGTTCATTGCCCGCGGCGAGCCGCTCTACCACATGACCATGGCCAACCGGGCGGTCCTGTACTTTGACGCCGAAGGTGACGCGGGCCTGCAGAGCGGGATCATCGGCATGCTCATCCTCATACTCATAGCCGTTGCGGTCGCCATGATCTTCGCGGTGCTTTATGACCGGAAGTTCGGCCGCCGCCAGGCAGAGCTGGCGGGTAGTCCCGGCGGGCAGCCCTAGAGCCGGCAGCCCTAAAGCAGGTAGACCGGGGACGGCTGCGGAAGGAAGTCGCCGGGGTGGGTTACCGGAGCGGACAGCATTCCGGCGCACGAATCGATGAGGAAGTAGCCCACCCCGGTCCAGTTCGGGGTCTCGGCTCCGTCTTGGATGCGTGCCTCGTACTCCGCGCAGACCCCGATGGTCATGGTGCCCAGGATCCACGAACGGCCGTGCAGGACAGCGGGGGCGAGGTCCCCGACCGCGGCCTGGGTCCTGCGGATCAGGTCCTCGCTGACGGGGTTGGCCACGGCCGACCGCTGAAGTACGGATTGCATGGACGGCACCGCACGCATCTGGTGCAGGAAACGCGCCCGCCAGCTCGGCACCGGCAGGGATGCCAGGTGGTCCACCCAGGGCAGGACCAGGCAGGCCAGGAGGTCGCGGAGCCCGGCGCCGTCGTCCAGCTGTTCCGTGAGCACCGCACGGCGGCGGTGGGTGTCCTCGAGATGGCGGGTGATCAAGGCTTCCAGCAGTTCATCCCGGCCGCCGAAGTGATAGGCGACGGCGGAATGGTTGGCAGTTCCGGCATGCTCGGCGATGCGGCGGTTGGACACGGCGTCGATGCCGTAGCGGGCAAACAGCTCTTCGGCGGCATCGAGCAGGGTTTCGCGTGCCTTCGCACCGTGCTGTCCCATGTGCGTTCCCTTGTGTCGGCGTTGATGCGGCTTCGATTATCTAATTTACGCCACATGGCGTAATTTTGACGAGTTGGTCCCACAGACCCCGCCTTGACGATCGCGTCGACGCGCACTTCGCACCATCACCCATGAATTCAGCTACAGGAGCACGTCCTTGACCAGTACTTCCCCGACATCCCCAGGTTCTCCGCCGGATACGGATCCAGCAGGAGAAACCCCGGCGCCGTCGTCGGACGCCGAGGGCCTTGCCGCGGCCAAACGCGCAAAGGCCGAGAAGATCGGCCGTTATGTCGCCATGTTCCTGATGCCGTTGCTGATGGTTTCCATGCTGGTGGGCGGCTACCTCGCCGCCATGCACGCACCTGTTCCGAACAACATGCCCATTGCCGTCACGGGTTCCGGCCAGCAGGCGGACCGCTTCGCCGACGCACTGGAATCCGCCGATCCCGACGCCGTCGACGTCCGCGTGGTGGAATCCGACGCCGAAGCGCGCCAGCTGATCCTGGACCGCGAAGTCTCGGGTGCAGTGTCGCTGAATGAGGGCACTGCCTCG
Encoded proteins:
- a CDS encoding nuclear transport factor 2 family protein, whose protein sequence is MNDLTLANLLEREHLGWQSLCRGQGGDFYGGLMTPDAVMVLVNGMVLDRSTIAATLNAAPPWTSYRITDEHVVAASTGAAALVYRAAAHRAGQEPFEALMSSVYCLVDGRIRLALYQQTTVTH
- a CDS encoding YhgE/Pip domain-containing protein — encoded protein: MSAHAMESDSRPQRRGDGRHSYWSPRFWLLPLLVLLLLGGAGTALYIGGLGSPGDHLKHFPLAVVNQDRGATPADGGSPENLGQNITDQMQQGFAQNDEIDLRVLSWDDAQEQLRKGQIHGAVVIPESFSADALGLVSGALTDTEVTRPSITVYSNPLAGPLASSLATSAVDPALEQANTGLGEQLTSAAEEAQTEARAEQQRELGELGLPAEVQQQVAPTVDGTSTDLLRAPISLITTAYETPPEGSALGMGAFFYSVLLMVVGVSGSVAIHFLVDSRLGVAPVEMGPRFSLGPRVQPARWKTYLIKWGIVVLGALPTAGFMMWVASAVGMPIPHGGWFFLTTWLSIVTVSAVTTALITLFGSIGMVLSLIYVVFMGLPAATGVVPLEALPGFFTFIARGEPLYHMTMANRAVLYFDAEGDAGLQSGIIGMLILILIAVAVAMIFAVLYDRKFGRRQAELAGSPGGQP
- a CDS encoding TetR/AcrR family transcriptional regulator: MGQHGAKARETLLDAAEELFARYGIDAVSNRRIAEHAGTANHSAVAYHFGGRDELLEALITRHLEDTHRRRAVLTEQLDDGAGLRDLLACLVLPWVDHLASLPVPSWRARFLHQMRAVPSMQSVLQRSAVANPVSEDLIRRTQAAVGDLAPAVLHGRSWILGTMTIGVCAEYEARIQDGAETPNWTGVGYFLIDSCAGMLSAPVTHPGDFLPQPSPVYLL